In Jaculus jaculus isolate mJacJac1 chromosome 4, mJacJac1.mat.Y.cur, whole genome shotgun sequence, a single genomic region encodes these proteins:
- the LOC105944657 gene encoding 60S ribosomal protein L21-like: protein MTNTKGKRRGTRYMFSRPFRKHGVVLLATYMQIYKEGDIVDIKGMGTVQKGMPHKCYHGKTGRVYNVTQHAVGIVVNKQVKGKILAKRISVRIEHIKHSKSRDRFLKRVKENDQKKKEAKEKGTWVQLKQQPAPPREVHFVRTNGKEPELLEPVPHEFMA from the coding sequence ATGACAAAcacaaagggaaagaggagaggcacCCGGTATATGTTCTCCAGGCCTTTCAGAAAACATGGAGTTGTTCTGTTGGCCACGTATATGCAAATCTACAAGGAGGGTGACATTGTAGACATCAAGGGAATGGGTACTGTCCAAAAAGGAATGCCTCATAAATGTTACCATGGGAAGACTGGAAGAGTCTACAATGTCACTCAGCATGCTGTTGGCATTGTTGTGAACAAGCAAGTCAAGGGCAAGATTCTTGCCAAGAGAATTAGTGTGCGTATCGAGCATATTAAGCACTCTAAGAGCCGAGACAGATTCCTGAAACGGGTGAAGGAAAATGaccagaagaagaaggaggccaAAGAGAAGGGAACCTGGGTGCAGCTGAAGCAGCAGCCCGCTCCGCCCAGAGAAGTGCACTTTGTGAGGACTAATGGAAAAG